A region from the Arachis ipaensis cultivar K30076 chromosome B01, Araip1.1, whole genome shotgun sequence genome encodes:
- the LOC107629243 gene encoding (RS)-norcoclaurine 6-O-methyltransferase gives MGELQGGEPILEAWNKKKEEEEEEEAQAQLEIWKYIFGYVELAVIKCAIELGIADAIESHGSPMTLSEISSTLGSDPSLLNRILRFLINRKIFKADKNSDSTTTYANTPLSRRFLKNGQQSMAAFLLLESSPVMLAPWHSLSARVLANGGINFPFQKAHGEDVWGYAAENPGHSNLINEAMACSAKMVVPAIVEGCGDEVFEGLKTLVDVGGGTGTALRALVKACPWIHGINFDLAHVIAVAPKIEGVENVAGDMFLGVPKADAAFLMWVLHDWGDEECIQILKKCKEAIPKENGKVIIVEAVIEEGAIKQGNLKDVGLMLDMVMMAHTSFGKERTLKEWEYVIKTAGFTSYTVKSIDAVQSVMLAYP, from the exons ATGGGAGAATTACAAGGAGGAGAGCCAATTTTAGAAGCAtggaacaaaaaaaaagaagaggaagaagaagaagaagcacaagccCAATTAGAGATATGGAAATACATTTTTGGGTATGTGGAGTTGGCAGTTATAAAATGTGCCATTGAACTTGGCATAGCTGATGCCATAGAGAGCCATGGAAGTCCCATGACACTCTCCGAAATTTCATCTACTTTAGGCTCTGACCCTTCCCTTCTTAACCGAATCTTGAGATTCTTAATTAACAGAAAGATATTCAAAGCCGATAAAAATTCAGATTCCACTACCACTTATGCCAACACGCCGTTATCTCGCCGTTTCCTGAAAAACGGGCAGCAAAGCATGGCGGCGTTCCTCCTCCTGGAGAGCAGCCCGGTCATGCTTGCACCTTGGCACAGCCTAAGCGCCCGTGTTTTGGCAAACGGTGGAATAAACTTCCCCTTCCAGAAGGCACACGGCGAAGACGTGTGGGGCTACGCCGCGGAGAATCCGGGTCACAGCAACCTTATAAACGAGGCAATGGCGTGCAGTGCTAAGATGGTGGTGCCTGCCATTGTTGAAGGTTGTGGCGACGAGGTGTTCGAAGGCTTGAAAACGTTGGTGGATGTTGGTGGTGGAACCGGCACCGCGTTGCGCGCTTTGGTTAAGGCTTGTCCTTGGATTCATGGAATCAATTTTGATCTTGCTCATGTCATTGCTGTGGCTCCCAAGATTGAAGGAGTCGAAAATGTGGCTGGTGACATGTTTCTAGGTGTTCCCAAAGCTGATGCTGCTTTTCTTATG TGGGTTTTGCATGATTGGGGTGATGAGGAGTGCATCCAGATCTTGAAGAAGTGCAAGGAAGCCATTCCAAAGGAAAATGGAAAAGTGATCATTGTGGAGGCAGTGATTGAAGAGGGAGCAATAAAGCAAGGAAATTTAAAGGACGTAGGGTTGATGTTGGATATGGTAATGATGGCGCACACAAGCTTCGGGAAAGAGAGGACACTCAAAGAGTGGGAATATGTTATCAAAACGGCTGGATTTACTTCATACACTGTGAAAAGCATCGATGCTGTGCAATCTGTGATGTTAGCCTACCCATGA